The following proteins come from a genomic window of Luteitalea sp.:
- a CDS encoding PadR family transcriptional regulator has protein sequence MPSSTPLGEFEQLVLLAILRLGEDAYGVTIAGELEQRAGRQVSRGALYTTLERLETKGLVRWKISAGTHERAGLPRRCYTVSARGLVMLRASRQVLQRMWSGLDEVLKEPAP, from the coding sequence ATGCCCTCGAGTACACCTCTCGGCGAGTTCGAGCAGCTCGTGCTGTTGGCGATCCTGCGGCTCGGGGAGGACGCGTACGGCGTGACGATCGCCGGTGAGCTGGAGCAGCGTGCCGGACGCCAGGTGTCGCGTGGTGCGCTGTATACGACGCTGGAGCGCTTGGAGACCAAGGGCCTGGTGCGCTGGAAGATCAGTGCTGGCACACATGAGCGCGCTGGGTTACCGCGCCGGTGCTACACCGTGAGCGCCCGCGGCCTCGTCATGCTGCGCGCGTCGCGCCAGGTGCTCCAGCGTATGTGGAGTGGCCTGGACGAGGTGCTGAAGGAGCCGGCGCCATGA